The Gloeobacter morelensis MG652769 genome contains the following window.
AAACAGGCGGGTGGAAACGGTTCGCGCTTTTTTTTGGACTTGCCGTCCCCGCCGCTCCAGCGATGGGTGCGGATGCGACGGCGCAGTTCGTCTTCGAGTTGGGAAGCGAGCCGGCCGTTGCCCTGGGACAGTTGTCCGGCGATGAGGTGGATATAGTGCGCCCGGGTCATCGAGCTGAGCAGACCCGACAGCAGTTCCACCAATCCCTGGCTCACCTGCTGAAAATCGGCCGCGAGGCTCAGATCGCGCCCGGCAAACAGCCGCTCGATTTGCCAGTCGATCCACAAGGGTGCCTCGGCGGCCAGCTTCAGATACGCCTGGGGCGGGTGGGAGCGCAAAAATTCGTCCGGATCCTTGCCCGCCGGCAGCGCCACGATCCGCAGCTGCACCCCGGATTTGACCACCAGGGGCCGCAGCTCGGCAATCGCCCGCTCGGCGGCCTGCACCCCCGCCGCATCGGCGTCGAAGTTGAGCACGACCCGCTTCGATTCGGTGTAGCGCAACAGCTGCTTAATCTGATCGGTCCGCAGCGAAGTGCCGAGCGTGGCCACCACGTGGCTGATCCCCGACTGGTGCAGGGCGATCGCATCGAAGTAGCCTTCGACGACGATCGCCCCGTCGGTGCGGCCCACCGACTCGCGCGCCTGATCGAGGGCGTAGAGCGTCTGGCCTTTGTTAAAGAGTTCCGTCTCGGGCGAATTGAGGTACTTGGGCTGCTCCTCGCCCATCGCTCGACCCCCGAAAGCGATCACCTGGCCCTTGAGATCGCAAATCGGAATGACGAGCCGGTGGCGAAAGCGGTCGTAATAACCCTGGCCGCTGCTTCTAGGAATGATCAACCCCGCCTCTTCCACCAGCGAGGCCGGAAAGCGCTTCTGATCGACCAGATAGGTATACAGAGACTGCCAGCCCTCGGGGGCAAAGCCCAGGCGAAACTGGCGAATCGTCTTTTCGCTGAGCGCCCGCGCCCCCAGCAGATACTGCCTCGCCCCCGCCCCGCGCTCGCCCCAGAGGGCGTAACTATAAAACTGGGCCGCCAGTTCGAGGATTTCGCCCAGTTGCTGTTGTTTGGAGAGCTTGCGGGTGTACTCGGCTTTTTGCTCGGGCTTGAGGGTCTGTACCGGCACGCCGTAGCGGCGGGCCAACTCCAGCACCACCTCGCCAAAGGCGGACTTGTCCAGTTCCATGACGAACTTGAACACGTCGCCCGAGGCGCCACAGGCGAAGCACTTATAGATCTGCTTGCCCGGCGAGACATAAAAACTGGGGCTGCGGTCCTCGTGAAAGGGGCACAGTCCTTTGAAGTCGCGCCCCGCCTTGCGCAGGACCACCCGCTCGGAGACGACATCGACCAGATCCGC
Protein-coding sequences here:
- the dnaG gene encoding DNA primase, with amino-acid sequence MSAPQLHPRTIDEVRAKADLVDVVSERVVLRKAGRDFKGLCPFHEDRSPSFYVSPGKQIYKCFACGASGDVFKFVMELDKSAFGEVVLELARRYGVPVQTLKPEQKAEYTRKLSKQQQLGEILELAAQFYSYALWGERGAGARQYLLGARALSEKTIRQFRLGFAPEGWQSLYTYLVDQKRFPASLVEEAGLIIPRSSGQGYYDRFRHRLVIPICDLKGQVIAFGGRAMGEEQPKYLNSPETELFNKGQTLYALDQARESVGRTDGAIVVEGYFDAIALHQSGISHVVATLGTSLRTDQIKQLLRYTESKRVVLNFDADAAGVQAAERAIAELRPLVVKSGVQLRIVALPAGKDPDEFLRSHPPQAYLKLAAEAPLWIDWQIERLFAGRDLSLAADFQQVSQGLVELLSGLLSSMTRAHYIHLIAGQLSQGNGRLASQLEDELRRRIRTHRWSGGDGKSKKKREPFPPACFQAEVQLIQIYLHFAEYREDIHRGLDEHDLEFSVLHHRQLWQKILQLREEIGEDDDVVVALRTMYAGDPELNQRLGQLLWLNEHNRIALMRPRMVIRAGLATLQLDRCERRYNYLNQLCDEAERRGAWEEADYFVEQRNAEYHRINDLKTHLTLKLGEISETAVWQES